GGCTGCCATGAAGTGGACTGGGGATACCATCAGAGTTTGACAATTGATGTTGGAGGTCAAAGGGAGCCTTTTCTAGGATGTGAGATTCCTGTTCCTGTTTCTCAGCATAAAAGGGGTTCTCGCTGGGGCTTCCAGGCACCTCTTCACTCCTTTTCCTGGTAAGCTCACTGATTCTAAACTGAGCAAGGCTAGCTGCTGAGCGAGCAGCAGCAGCTGCACGTTCAGCTGATTCAGCAGCTGCCTGGGCAGCAGCCAATACATCCTGCAAATCTATGTCTGTCTCAACTTTGGTCTTTGTAGTAGAGGGGGGTTGAGTACTTTTGGTTGTGGTACTTTGTGTTGATGAGAATGGAGATGATTTTGGCGGGGGGACCATGAATGGCAAAAACTGTTTCTCCTCTTCAGGTGCAGATAAAGTTTCAGGTGATCCTAAATCTTTTGAAACTACCTTCTCTTGCAAGACTTCATCTCGCTCCACATTTTGCTTGTGAGATTTGATCTCCGCGTCTTCAGAAGGCTTAGCTATCTCCTCATCGGAGTCAGATAGAGCGGAGGCCGGGAAAGGAAACATTTCGGGGACTGAAACTCCACCGGTGCTAGGTCGTAGTGGCTGCTTAGGAACTTCTGGAAAATCTAACGAGTCAAATTCGGACTCAGATTCTGTTTGTTTATCAGAGACTTGTTCTGAAGCAGGTTGCTGCAACTCATCAAACCTTTCCTTGGGAAGAGGGACCTTAGCCCCACTACCGAATTGTGTGGAGCCATTCTGCACAGCAGAGGGAAAAGATCATGAAGATTGAAGAGAACAAAATCAAGCCAGTAAAGACTAAACTATACCAGTAAGTCGTCATGTGACTTCAACAGCTCATTTTCAGAAGTACTTGGATCCCAATCTAGCTCATTCTCCTCTGCAATTTCCTTCAGCAGCTTCAATTTCGCATCAGGAGCAGGTGCTCGAATAGATAGCAACTCTATCAGCTGTCAGATCCccaaaaaaagagagaaagaagaaactaAGTAATAAGAAACAGTTCTTCTTTATGGTTTAGCTATGTCATAAAGGACAACAAAGGTAACCTGGCGGTTGACACCACATTCTGGCATGAGCTCTGTAGCAGCAGCGACGAATTCTTTCCCATATTTACCGACGAACAGCATCTGAACCTGTAGCAGTTCGGGAAGATCTGCACATCTTGGTGCAGCAAAACATACACTTGAAATAGCTTCTTTCAGATCTAGAGGGCATTCCCTGGACATTGTAAAACCTTTCGGGCTTCAGCTCTTATCCAAATATTCAAGTTAAGAAATTCATTCAACAAAATCTAACTAGAGGTCTAGAACATTAAGAGTTGGAAAGAAACCCCACAATATTACACGAGAGCTCAGGTTCATAAGTCCCACTTATTAGTTTCATTCTAGCTAACAAGTGCTAGTTCTCCAAATATAGCATGAAAACAAGGATAAAATGTAGGAGCATCACCATTATACTTCATcattctgttttttttttctggACAAAGGTATAAGTTATGTATTATAAAAAAGAAACCCAGCACATGATTCTGTTTctttttaaaagaagaaaaatcaaagataaaaCGCTTTAGCTCCATCTAGGAACTAGAGATCCAGGTTTATGGTCTTATCATAGATGACTGAACTTCTTTATGGTTTCACCTCCCATAACATAAGCAAGAAGAGCTGGTTAGCTGTATTCCCTACATACTTACTGGTCATATCAGCAGAAAGTTAACCCGTACTAGATCCTTCCTTCACTACAAATGTAGAAAGACCAAACATGGTGCTGCTCGGACACATTCACATAATTTCATTTAATCAACCTACAGCCTGGATAAGCGAATTTACATTACTTTTAAAACTAGATAACACTTTTTTTAATACATGTAAGTTGCAAATTAAAGGACTAGGATTCTAGGAATGGACCAAAGTTGCTCCATGTTTTCAATATAGTGAAGATTATTCTCGCAAAAGAAGTAAAGAATAGCTAGGGTGGACAACAATAGATCTGAGAGTTTGGTGCTGAAGGAGATATGGAACTAAATGTTGAAAACAGCAGCAGCAGTAGATGGAGAACGCGAGAGGCAAGCAACGGAGATGGAGAGGAAGATTTGATCTCCTATACCATTACAATTATAATTAAACTTCAGTCAGCTAATTTTCTTCTAATCTTTATATCAGGTGTAACCCAATTTAATGACATATTTGCAGCTCGAGTAAAGTTAAAGGGCTCTTACCGCTGCAAAAATACACAAGACCAGCATAAGTTGACTAAAATGCAATACTACAGGTAGGTCAACCTCACAACTGGGATTTAACATCTGAAAATGTGTGAAACAAATTATATAACCAAGAAAAACAAATATTAACTGTTTTATATGCACTCTTTGACAAAGCACAACAGGTGATCATCTAATGCATCATATAGGAACCCTCTTATATTTTTTACCGTTCACCGGTATATTCTTAATCCTAAGATCTAATGTAAGCATATTCAGTTGCTCATCTATAAACTGAAGAAACAACTTAGGATACTGCAATTGTGTCCACAATATAGAATATCTCAAAAACATCAATATACACACAACATCGAATCTCAAAAACATCAATATACACACAACATCGAATCTCAAAAACATTAACACAAGGGAGTATCACGCTACCTTTGTGCTTCGATAATTGGAAGACGAACAGATATAAGCTCGCAGAATAGCTCGACTATCTCCTGTGCTGCCATCATTTTCTCTTCTCTTATTATATGCTCTACCTAAATAAGAAAACATCAGAATCAAGCTCAATATGCGACAAACCATCTACCAAAACAAATATGACCTTTCAGTATTTAAATGCAACAAACTCACACGTTTGCATAAATTACATCAGCACCAGAAAATAAGTTTCAGTATATACCCGAATCCGAGCAGTAGCTTCCTGACCAGTCTCTAGTAGCTTAGCAATTTCTTTTCTCATCTGCCTCAGCTGCATCTCCCTACGATTCCTTAGTAGTTTGATACGAGGAATCGTCAATTTCAATAGGGTTTTACTGCAAAATAATTAGTAAAATAAAATCAGCAAAATTATTGGTACAAGAATTGGAAAGACATCATTTTTCTCCCAAATTTTCTTAAAAAATGGAAATTTCAAAACCCCATTATTTCAAGTTTGTCAAATTTACATCATAAGTACCTTaacaaaaaaattcatacaattCCAAAACAAAAAACAGGAAAAAAATAGCAAAAAGAGGGGAAATTGAGGGGTTACCATTTAGCAGCTTTGAAACCTTTGCTGAAGAAAGAATCCATCAATAGACTAGATTCAGATCTTCAATATCTGTATGAATTATCCCTTACCTAAaaccacacacaaaaaaaaaacgaAGTTTATAATATGAGAATAATTAAACCAAACTTGGTAGTATTTTGGATTAAGCAAAAatatttctctttattttttaaatattaaaaaaagggAGATCAAAGACAAAGATGATGACGAAGTACCAAAGAAAAATAGGAAGATGTGTTAGATAGAAAAAGCACAAAAGTGAAACTGCTCCGCTATGTATATAAAGCCGAATGGGACGCGTACAAACTATCAATGTCGACGACTTTTCCTTAAGCTGTAAGCATTATTGGGTTTcaacttaattttaattttactcCAAATTTGGGATAAAAATTACGGATATTTTCTGAATTTTGGAACTGTGTAGACTTTTACCTTTCGATTACGATTATTTACTAAGCGAAGAAAGAAGATGAATTTTGGGTTGGATTTGGGCCAATTGCTGACGGTGAAAGAAGAA
This region of Nicotiana tomentosiformis chromosome 4, ASM39032v3, whole genome shotgun sequence genomic DNA includes:
- the LOC104088390 gene encoding uncharacterized protein, with the protein product MDSFFSKGFKAAKCKTLLKLTIPRIKLLRNRREMQLRQMRKEIAKLLETGQEATARIRVEHIIREEKMMAAQEIVELFCELISVRLPIIEAQRECPLDLKEAISSVCFAAPRCADLPELLQVQMLFVGKYGKEFVAAATELMPECGVNRQLIELLSIRAPAPDAKLKLLKEIAEENELDWDPSTSENELLKSHDDLLNGSTQFGSGAKVPLPKERFDELQQPASEQVSDKQTESESEFDSLDFPEVPKQPLRPSTGGVSVPEMFPFPASALSDSDEEIAKPSEDAEIKSHKQNVERDEVLQEKVVSKDLGSPETLSAPEEEKQFLPFMVPPPKSSPFSSTQSTTTKSTQPPSTTKTKVETDIDLQDVLAAAQAAAESAERAAAAARSAASLAQFRISELTRKRSEEVPGSPSENPFYAEKQEQESHILEKAPFDLQHQLSNSDGIPSPLHGSPSEHQVSNIPSYNATVGFESSMTNHHPAQGTALHQPQRLPSLDDETYYSYLNLFTANGSNPSSRSQSFKDNIRPSHDK